The proteins below come from a single Alnus glutinosa chromosome 9, dhAlnGlut1.1, whole genome shotgun sequence genomic window:
- the LOC133877544 gene encoding G-type lectin S-receptor-like serine/threonine-protein kinase RLK1 has protein sequence MAFSLAHTLFFFLLLLPTFSVAQTNGKITVNFSLSTTDDSPLLSPSGDFAFGFRQSFNSPDFFLLSIWYNKVPDRTIVWHANGDNLAPRGSKVQLIADQGLALTGPQGEDLWTSQSLTGVAVFGVMNDTGNFVLEDGNFNKVWESFQNPTDTILPTQIMERGGALSSRQSETNFSKGKFQLRFDQDGNLALNTINLPTDEPNPPFYQTESTAGKQLVFNESGYFYILKENDERITLAQGSLSTGNLYFRVTLNFDGIFALYSHPKTSTGNESWTAIWSKPDNICLAPVDSVSSMTGVCGYNSICKLNPQDKRPTCECPRRYSLLDPNDPYGSCKPDFIQLGCTEDEVNSQQDLYYLEQLTNTNWPFSDYNKLTAFSEEKCRNSCLQDCMCAAAVFSTNNVCWKKKLPLSFGRFDENDGGKVFIKVRNGNSTLPDPSFGSFPNPRNEPVQKKNQDGLILVLSLLLGCSVFVIFILIGATCHGFFYKKKVSEIDRNGSVLQMNLRCLTYKELLEATDGFKEELGRGAFGIVYKGALKMGSNVLLVAVKKLNSAAQEKEMEFKAEVEIIGKTHHKNLVRLIGFCDEGAQRLLVYELLSNGTLAGFLFGDLKPHWKQRVQIAFGIARGLLYLHEECSTQIIHCDIKPQNILLDEYYNARISDFGLAKLLMMDQSQTQTAIRGTKGYVAPEWFRNMPITAKVDVYSFGVMLLEIICCRRSVVMESGSEDEAILTDWAYDCFREGTLDVLVEYDREALDDMEKLERFVKVAIWCIQEGPSLRPTMRKVMHMLEGVVDIPIPPCPSPFTTT, from the coding sequence ATGGCTTTTTCTCTTGCTCATACTCTGTTTTTCTTCCTACTTCTGCTACCGACTTTTTCTGTTGCTCAAACCAATGGTAAAATAACTGTGAACTTTTCTCTGTCTACAACTGATGACTCTCCATTGCTTTCTCCTTCTGGTGATTTTGCCTTCGGCTTTCGCCAGTCGTTCAACAGCCCAGATTTCTTCTTGCTTTCTATTTGGTACAACAAGGTACCGGACAGAACCATAGTTTGGCATGCAAATGGAGATAACCTTGCTCCGAGGGGATCAAAGGTGCAGCTAATTGCGGATCAAGGCCTAGCGCTTACTGGCCCTCAAGGCGAAGATTTATGGACCTCTCAGAGCCTTACTGGTGTTGCTGTCTTTGGTGTAATGAACGATACAGGCAACTTTGTTCTGGAAGATGGCAATTTCAACAAGGTATGGGAAAGCTTCCAGAATCCTACTGATACCATCTTGCCTACACAGATTATGGAAAGAGGAGGGGCGCTTTCTTCCCGACAGTCAGAGACCAACTTTTCCAAGGGAAAGTTCCAGCTACGCTTCGATCAGGACGGTAATCTTGCGCTCAATACCATAAACTTGCCCACAGATGAACCGAATCCACCTTTTTACCAAACAGAAAGCACTGCTGGTAAGCAATTGGTCTTCAATGAGTCTGGCTACTTTTATATCCTAAAAGAGAATGACGAACGCATCACCCTCGCACAGGGAAGTCTCTCAACTGGgaatttatattttagagttacccTAAACTTTGATGGAATTTTCGCTCTGTATTCTCACCCAAAGACTTCCACAGGCAATGAAAGCTGGACCGCCATTTGGTCTAAACCTGATAATATTTGCCTGGCTCCTGTGGATTCTGTTAGTTCAATGACCGGTGTTTGTGGGTATAACAGTATCTGCAAACTCAACCCACAAGATAAAAGGCCGACGTGTGAATGCCCAAGAAGATACTCTTTACTCGATCCAAATGATCCGTATGGAAGCTGCAAGCCAGACTTCATACAGCTCGGATGCACAGAAGATGAAGTTAATTCCCAACAAGATCTGTATTATTTAGAGCAACTAACAAATACTAATTGGCCATTCTCAGATTACAATAAGTTAACGGCTTTTTCTGAAGAGAAATGCAGAAATTCTTGCTTGCAAGATTGCATGTGTGCTGCTGCAGTATTTTCGACCAACAATGTCTGTTGGAAGAAGAAGCTACCACTCTCCTTCGGGAGATTTGACGAAAATGATGGGGGGAAGGTTTTTATCAAAGTTAGGAATGGCAATTCCACACTACCTGATCCTTCTTTCGGCTCTTTCCCAAATCCACGCAATGAGCCAGTGCAAAAGAAGAACCAGGACGGTTTGATCCTTGTACTGTCGTTGCTTCTGGGCTGCTCTGTGTTTGTTATCTTTATATTGATTGGCGCTACTTGTCATGGATTTTTCTACAAAAAGAAAGTAAGCGAAATTGACAGAAATGGGTCTGTCTTGCAAATGAATTTGCGCTGCCTTACATACAAAGAGCTTCTAGAGGCTACAGATGGGTTCAAGGAAGAATTGGGAAGAGGAGCTTTCGGTATTGTTTACAAAGGGGCGCTAAAGATGGGTTCTAATGTACTTCTTGTGGCAGTCAAGAAGTTAAATAGCGCTGCACAAGAGAAAGAGATGGAATTTAAAGCTGAAGTGGAAATTATTGGTAAGACACATCACAAGAATCTGGTTAGACTGATTGGATTTTGTGATGAGGGTGCGCAACGGTTACTGGTGTACGAGTTATTGAGCAATGGAACTTTAGCAGGTTTCCTTTTCGGAGACTTGAAACCACATTGGAAGCAAAGAGTCCAAATTGCTTTTGGGATTGCGAGAGGACTCTTGTATTTACATGAAGAGTGCAGCACTCAGATTATCCACTGCGACATAAAGCCTCAGAACATACTTCTTGATGAATATTACAACGCTCGAATTTCTGACTTTGGATTAGCAAAGCTTTTGATGATGGATCAGAGCCAAACTCAAACGGCCATTAGAGGAACAAAAGGGTATGTTGCACCTGAATGGTTTAGGAACATGCCAATCACGGCTAAAGTTGATGTGTACAGCTTTGGTGTCATGCTGCTAGAGATCATTTGTTGTCGGAGAAGCGTAGTTATGGAATCTGGCAGTGAGGACGAAGCAATTTTAACTGATTGGGCTTATGACTGCTTTCGAGAAGGAACATTAGATGTTCTGGTAGAATATGACAGGGAGGCCTTGGATGACATGGAGAAGCTAGAGAGGTTTGTCAAGGTTGCCATTTGGTGTATTCAAGAAGGGCCATCTCTTAGACCCACTATGAGGAAGGTTATGCATATGCTTGAAGGTGTTGTTGATATACCTATTCCACCATGTCCATCTCCCTTTACCACTACATGA